A stretch of the Ascaphus truei isolate aAscTru1 chromosome 4, aAscTru1.hap1, whole genome shotgun sequence genome encodes the following:
- the MDH1 gene encoding malate dehydrogenase, cytoplasmic: MSAPIRVLVTGAAGQIAYSLLYSIAKGDVFGKDQPLVLVLLDITPMMTVLEGVVMELEDCALPLLKEVIATDKEEVAFKDLDLAVLVGSMPRREGMERKDLLKANVKIFKSQGAALDKYSKKSVKVVVVGNPANTNCLTALKSAPSIPKDNFSCLTRLDHNRAKAQLALRLHVASDDVKNVIIWGNHSSTQYPDACHATVKVDGKKVGIYEAVKDDSWLKGDFIATVQQRGSAVIKARKLSSAMSAAKAICDHIRSIWFGTPEGEFVSMGVISDGNTYGVAEDLLYSFPVTIKNKTWKIVEGLNINDFSRGKMDLTAKELLDEKETAFEFLSCA; the protein is encoded by the exons ATG TCTGCGCCTATCCGGGTCCTGGTGACGGGAGCTGCTGGTCAGATTGCCTATTCCCTGCTATACAGCATTGCTAAGGGTGATGTCTTTGGCAAAGACCAG CCTCTTGTCCTTGTTCTGCTGGACATCACTCCCATGATGACTGTGTTGGAAGGTGTCGTGATGGAGCTGGAGGACTGTGCTCTGCCACTGTTAAAAG AGGTTATTGCGACAGACAAAGAAGAAGTGGCCTTTAAGGACCTTGATCTAGCTGTTCTGGTTGGCTCCATGCCaaggagggagggcatggaacgGAAAGACTTGCTGAAAGCAAATGTGAAAATCTTTAAGTCCCAGGGTGCAGCCTTGGATAAGTATTCCAAGAAGAGTGTCAAG GTGGTTGTTGTGGGGAATCCAGCAAATACCAACTGTCTGACTGCACTGAAGTCTGCTCCGTCCATCCCAAAAGACAATTTTAGCTGCCTGACCCGTTTGGATCACAACAGAGCAAAAGCTCAG CTTGCTTTAAGGCTGCATGTGGCTTCGGATGATGTAAAGAACGTGATCATATGGGGAAATCACTCCTCCACTCAGTATCCTGATGCTTGTCATGCCACTGTAAAAGTAGACGGAAAGAAAGTTGGGATTTATGAAGCTGTTAAGGATGACAGCTGGTTAAAAGGTGATTTTATTGCG ACTGTGCAGCAGCGTGGCTCGGCTGTTATTAAGGCAAGGAAGTTATCCAGCGCAATGTCTGCTGCAAAGGCCATCTGCGATCATATAAGAAGCATCTGGTTTGGAACCCCAGAG GGAGAATTTGTTTCCATGGGGGTCATTTCTGATGGAAATACCTATGGAGTTGCTGAGGATTTGCTCTATTCATTCCCTGTTACAATCAAG aaTAAGACCTGGAAAATTGTCGAAGGCCTCAATATTAACGACTTTTCTCGTGGAAAGATGGATTTAACTGCAAAGGAGCTTTTGGATGAAAAGGAGACTGCGTTTGAATTCCTCTCCTGTGCATGA